One part of the Candida albicans SC5314 chromosome R, complete sequence genome encodes these proteins:
- the SGD1 gene encoding Sgd1p (Predicted small ribosomal subunit biogenesis protein; repressed in core stress response; transcript increases in populations of cells exposed to fluconazole over multiple generations; Spider biofilm induced), with protein sequence MARFNNEEILNSVGLPSQLLQQIKNKENKGDYDDDESEDRFTKFENIRGTKRKSKPISRKDKRKQERELKKQKRIKKDTHPQKVQPKKQNEKTADPLALLAAKKNKSKSKKAEEDNPLMALRKLKENKNSKKTSKAKEDFKIVKEDELLEDEVSDLGYSEDDLGSENKEDFDEDENIDIDPMEALRALKEKKKGVNKASSDIRIVKEDDLEQEDDDISDFEELEEENDPLEALRLLKSKKNKPTKTSEIRIVKEDDLEQENDDDVSDLDSDENVDDQNEEGEDFEGFEEENFDESDFHLSEEEDPLAKLKAIKEAKKNGKSEKTKKKQEKEVYPIDPHLQEQFRKDDEDIEYYAKKLGLKNGKKAKLSKTDDNDIIGGLLDGLDLDFESEMENISDTADEHISEEDEEDDEYFSDDVDDSEKMKENPYVAPGSEETKSSEESGLAPQRYIPPALRKKMALEAGESVSEETLKLRKSIKGPLNKLSEANISSIVSEINALYLSHPRQTLNEEITNIILDSIVQQGRLLDTFVYLHATVVVALYRLQGVEFGAHFIQTIVEKFETSKTESSKTKEASNIISLLSSVYLFQLVSSKLLYDLIKELINNLDENNADLLLRLIRNSGNQMRSDDPSALKEIVLLINGKASTLPKDAVNTRTQFLIETISSLKNNKLKIVNEANHQLSIKLKKFLGGINENKSGDPIQVSLEDIQNVATRGKWWLVGSAWKGHETDKPKDVDVVAMSDILDNAEPNWMELAKSQRMNTDIRRAIFVSIMSANDYIDAVTKLDKLALKRNQEREIPKVLIHCATMEPSWNPYYGVLGNKLCDSHSFRKTFQFMLWDLIKELDGGSADDEEEEDNFIGFDTFDEENKMKRILNLGRFYGFLLAEGSIPLHNLRTVNFLTASSDTVLFLEVLLVSFFDQVGKKSRKNSVGGGLQNKAKGMYEQKYDDRLLVERVLKAKDQTTMLRGLQYFVQEKVKTSEVVSGKKQSKRVGWGVDALFDIIDEFLKDSED encoded by the coding sequence ATGGCCAGATTTAacaatgaagaaattttgaaCTCAGTAGGATTACCGAGTCAATTATtacaacaaatcaaaaataaagaaaacaagGGTGATtatgacgatgatgaaaGTGAAGATAGATTTaccaaatttgaaaatatccGAGGAACGAAACGGAAATCAAAACCTATAAGTCGAAAAgacaaaagaaaacaagaaagggaattgaagaaacaaaagagAATAAAGAAAGATACTCATCCTCAAAAGGTTCAACCTAAGAAACAAAATGAGAAGACAGCGGATCCACTTGCGTTATTGGCAGccaaaaagaacaaaagtAAGTCCAAAAAAGCAGAAGAGGATAACCCGTTGATGGCATTACGAAAgttgaaagaaaataaaaacagCAAAAAGACTTCAAAGGCAAAAGAAGACTTCAAAATTGTAAAGGAAGATGAATTATTGGAAGATGAAGTATCTGATTTAGGTTATAGTGAAGATGACCTTGGCAGCGAGAATaaagaagattttgatgaagatgaaaatattgatatagACCCAATGGAAGCTTTGCGTGCTTTgaaggagaagaaaaaaggaGTAAACAAGGCATCTTCTGATATAAGAATAGTAAAAGAAGATGACTTGGAacaagaagatgatgatatatCGGATTTCGAAGAGCTAGAAGAAGAGAATGACCCCTTGGAAGCCTTGCGTTTATTGAAAAGTAAAAAGAACAAACCAACTAAAACTTCCGAAATAAGAATCGTGAAGGAGGATGATTTAGAGCAAGAAAATGACGATGATGTATCTGATTTGGATAGTGATGAAAATGTTGATGATCAAAACGAAGAGGGAGAAGATTTTGAAGGTTTTGAAGAggaaaattttgatgaatcaGATTTTCACTTATCAGAGGAGGAAGACCCATTGGCAAAATTGAAAGCTATCAAAGAGGCCAAAAAGAATGGGAAATCTGAgaaaaccaagaaaaagCAGGAAAAAGAAGTGTATCCAATTGATCCTCATTTGCAAGAGCAATTCCGcaaagatgatgaagacaTTGAATATTATGCGAAAAAATTGGGTCTCAAAAATGGGAAAAAGGCCAAACTTTCTAAAACTGACgataatgatattattgGCGGGCTTTTGGACGGCTTAGATTTAGATTTCGAGTCCGAAATGGAAAACATAAGTGATACGGCCGATGAACATATTTCTGAAGaggatgaagaagatgacgaGTATTTCAGTGATGATGTGGACGATTCggaaaaaatgaaagaaaaccCATATGTAGCACCTGGACTGGAAGAAACAAAATCCTCCGAGGAACTGGGGCTAGCTCCACAAAGATATATTCCACCAGCATTGCGGAAAAAAATGGCTTTAGAAGCTGGCGAAAGTGTCTCAGAGGAAACGCTCAAATTAAGGAAATCTATTAAAGGTCCCCTCAATAAGTTGTCCGAAGCTAATATTAGTTCCATTGTCAGTGAAATAAATGCGTTATACTTGTCACATCCCAGACAGACATTGAATGAGGAAATTACGAATATTATTCTTGATAGTATTGTGCAACAGGGAAGACTTTTAGATACGTTTGTTTATCTTCATGCAACTGTTGTTGTGGCACTTTATAGGTTGCAAGGAGTTGAATTCGGTGCACATTTTATTCAAACTATCGTGGAGAAATTTGAAACTTCTAAAACCGAAtcttcaaaaacaaaagaagcatcaaatataatttcattGTTGTCTTCAgtatatttatttcaattagTGTCGTCTAAATTGTTATATGATTTAATCAAAgaattgatcaataatCTTGACGAAAATAATGCTGATTTATTGTTAAGGTTGATTCGTAATTCGGGGAATCAAATGCGTTCTGATGATCCCTCAGCATTGAAGGAGATTgtattgttaataaatGGGAAAGCCTCGACATTACCAAAGGACGCTGTTAACACAAGAACccaatttttaattgaaacaatttcgtcgttgaaaaataataaattgaaaatagtAAATGAAGCAAACCATCAGTTGTctattaaattgaaaaagtttttgggtggaatcaatgaaaataaatcagGCGATCCAATTCAAGTTTCATTAGAGGATATTCAAAACGTTGCCACTAGGGGTAAATGGTGGTTAGTTGGGTCAGCTTGGAAAGGTCACGAGACAGACAAACCAaaagatgttgatgttgtggCTATGAGTGATATTTTGGATAATGCTGAACCAAACTGGATGGAATTGGCCAAATCACAAAGAATGAACACTGATATTCGTCGTGCAATATTTGTCTCCATTATGTCAGCCAATGATTATATTGATGCTGTCACAAAGTTAGATAAACTAGcattgaaaagaaatcaagaaagagaaataCCTAAAGTGTTAATTCATTGTGCTACTATGGAACCTTCTTGGAACCCTTATTATGGGGTTTTGGGTAACAAATTATGTGATTCACATTCATTCAGAAAAACTTTCCAATTTATGTTGTGGGATTTGATCAAAGAATTGGATGGTGGCAGTGCTGATGACGAAGAGGAGGAAGATAATTTCATTGGATTTGATacatttgatgaagaaaataagATGAAAAGAATATTAAACTTGGGAAGGTTTTATGGTTTTCTTTTGGCTGAAGGTTCCATACCCTTGCACAATCTTCGTACTGTAAATTTCTTAACAGCTTCAAGTGATACGGTGCTATTCTTAGAAGTGTTGTTAGTCAGCTTTTTTGATCAAGTTGGTAAAAAATCACGGAAGAACTCcgttggtggtggtttaCAAAACAAAGCTAAAGGAATGTATGAGCAGAAATATGATGATAGATTATTAGTTGAGCGTGTTTTGAAAGCTAAAGACCAAACTACTATGTTGAGAGGTTTACAATATTTTGTACAAGAAAAAGTCAAAACAAGTGAAGTCGTTTCTGGAAAGAAACAATCGAAAAGAGTAGGATGGGGGGTCGATGCCTTGTTTGATATAATTGACgaatttttgaaagattCAGAAGactaa
- a CDS encoding uncharacterized protein (Has domain(s) with predicted RNA methyltransferase activity and role in RNA processing), with the protein MRSKKKNCSLTSAQEKFCTNHLFKISKHVKGITNNMINLQRNLPKIVSLLSGRIITQCHNYSKLSTPTRKPKGEEKISNLLKHFKRTKRRNDLTDPTHPSKITYREINDFIQEYSQSHNLQVQTENIRNSLDIIKNFLPHQRNHDTILDNVKIRAMTSSGEGLAIVHKSMYAHNFTSDPEEILNQYTVLIIPKTAIGDNARVLLKMHHEFYAEGELIEVLNSKSKGSRRNDRLIVCEKFNECNGCQLQMLSYEDQLKYKQSVIQRAYKYFYPQIFNSFKEMDNFGIVNESPLQYSYRTKLTPHFAASNKVNQKLGFQHVNNRGRLDITNCPIATPEINDILLESRDNYIGKSTPLTQLTLRQSLRINQDTGAFKSVALEGQKKVITEKVEDFLFQYDSNCFFQNNNAILPSVLDYIRYHINQSDKTIDNLIDTYCGVGFFGIALSKSFNENTKIFGIELVEQAIKYANHNAKLNGLDPERVQFVSGDASNIFNNEKFKKSGISGKNSVVIVDPSRKGSNESFLQQLLDFEPEIVVYVSCNVFSQARDLATFENLQQNTNVKYKVKDIMGFDFFPQTKHVESIAILEKV; encoded by the coding sequence ATGCGcctgaaaaaaaaaaactgtaGTTTGACATCCGcacaagaaaaattttgcaCCAATCATCTCTTCAAAATTAGTAAACATGTCAAAGGAATCACTAACAATATGATCAATCTACAGAGGAACTTGCCTAAAATTGTAAGTTTACTTAGTGGAAGGATTATTACACAATGCCACAACTATTCAAAACTATCCACGCCTACAAGAAAGCCGAaaggagaagaaaaaatcaGTAATCTTCTAAAGCATTTCAAAAGGACTAAACGAAGAAATGATTTAACTGATCCCACTCATCCTAGTAAGATAACGTACCgtgaaattaatgattttataCAAGAATACTCCCAAAGTCATAATTTACAAGTTCAGACCGAGAATATACGTAACTCGCTTGATATAATTAAAAACTTTTTGCCCCACCAAAGAAATCACGATACAATACTAGATAATGTCAAAATCAGAGCCATGACTTCTCTGGGTGAAGGGTTAGCTATAGTTCACAAATCCATGTATGCCCATAACTTTACGTCTGATCCCGAAGAAATTTTGAACCAGTACACAGTATTAATAATACCCAAAACAGCTATTGGAGACAATGCTAGAGTACTACTTAAAATGCATCACGAATTTTATGCAGAAGGTGAGCTTATTGAAGTGCTTAATTCCAAATCTAAAGGATCCAGAAGAAACGATAGGCTTATAGTATGcgaaaaattcaatgaatGTAACGGATGTCAATTACAAATGTTATCGTATGAGGATCAATTGAAGTATAAACAATCGGTGATCCAAAGGGCCTATAAGTATTTTTATCCTCAGATTTTCAACCTGTTCAAAGAAATGGATAATTTTGGTATTGTTAATGAATCACCTTTACAATACTCTTATAGAACAAAATTAACTCCACACTTTGCGGCATCCAATAAAGTTAACCAAAAACTCGGTTTCCAGCACGTTAACAACCGAGGAAGATTGGATATAACCAATTGTCCCATTGCTACACCAGAAATAAATGATATATTACTAGAATCAAGAGACAACTACATAGGGAAATCAACACCTTTGACACAACTAACATTGAGGCAAAGTCTTCGTATCAATCAAGACACTGGTGCCTTCAAGTCAGTGGCACTAGAAggtcaaaaaaaagttatcACAGAAAAAGTTGAGGACTTTTTATTTCAGTATGATTCTAACTGCTTTttccaaaacaataatgcAATTTTACCCAGTGTTTTGGATTACATCAGATATCATATCAATCAATCTGATAAAACAATTGACAATTTGATTGACACATATTGTGGTGTTGGGTTTTTTGGAATTGCCTTGTCCAAATCATTCAATGAAAACACCAAGATTTTCGGAATAGAACTAGTGGAACAAGCCATTAAATATGCCAACCATAACGCTAAATTGAATGGATTGGATCCTGAAAGAgttcaatttgtttctgGGGATGCttcaaatatatttaaCAATGAGaagtttaaaaaatctGGAATTTCTGGAAAAAACAGTGTTGTAATTGTCGACCCTTCCAGAAAGGGATCCAATGAATCATTTTTACAGCAATTGTTGGATTTTGAACCGGAAATTGTTGTCTACGTTAGTTGTAATGTTTTTTCACAGGCTAGGGACTTGGCtacatttgaaaatttgcaGCAGAATACCAATGTCAAATACAAAGTTAAAGATATAATGGGATTTGACTTTTTCCCACAAACTAAACACGTTGAATCCATTGCCATACTTGAAAAAGTGTAA